A genomic window from Tolypothrix sp. PCC 7910 includes:
- a CDS encoding sucrose synthase, producing MYELVQAALNSDDKSALHQLILTLGSTGKRYFLRNEILQAFADYCQQFQKPRYFYHSSSIGQLIHYCHEIILEDDSIWFVVRPRIASQEVWRLTADLAEFELMTSQDLLGVRDRLVNRYQSHILDIDLHPFYANSPTISDPRNIGQGLAFLNRYLCSQVLTDPQYCLDVLFKVLHRLQYDGIGLLINDRIQSGNHLAQQMQEVLKFLSQQHPDAPYEKFRVDLQELGFEPGWGNTVSRVRETLELFQRLIENPQPAILEAFVARIPAVFRVVLISIHGWVSQEGALGRDETLGQVAYVLEQARSLENKLWEEIKLAGLDMIGIKPQVVILTRLIPNCEGTFCNLRREKIEGTENAWILRVPFREFNPEVTNNWISKYEIWPYLETFAEDAEQEILAEFQGSKPHLLIGNYTDGNLVAFLLSQKLKVTHCHIAHSLEKPKRLFSNLYWQNLEEQYHLSVQYSADLINMNASDFIVTSSYQEIVGTPESMGQYESYKCFTMPELYHVIDGIDLFSPKFNVVPPGVNESIFFPYNEVEKRDENLRKHLNDLLFYQEDEQILGHLENPDKRPILILAPIISIKNLAGLAECFGKSQALQDHCNLFILTGKLHPSEASNPEEAEEIQKLHEIINQYNLHGHIRWLGMRLPGRDISEAYRVIADKKGIYVHFASFEAFGRSILEAMISGLPTFATQFGGALEIIDEREHKFTLNPTDLEGSANKIVEFCHQCDANSENWEEASNWMIRRVRSKYNWNIHTNQLLLLAKIYSFWNFVAPENTEARVRYMETLFHLVYKPRADKILENHTRR from the coding sequence ATGTATGAACTAGTTCAGGCTGCTTTAAATAGTGACGATAAAAGTGCGCTGCATCAGTTAATTCTTACTCTGGGTTCTACAGGTAAGCGTTACTTTCTCAGGAACGAAATTCTACAAGCTTTTGCTGACTATTGCCAACAATTCCAAAAGCCTAGATATTTTTATCATTCTTCCTCTATAGGTCAATTAATTCATTATTGTCATGAAATTATTTTGGAAGATGACAGTATTTGGTTTGTTGTCCGACCGAGAATTGCTAGTCAGGAAGTTTGGCGATTAACAGCTGATTTGGCTGAATTTGAGCTAATGACTTCCCAGGACTTGTTAGGCGTAAGAGACCGTCTAGTAAATCGCTATCAATCTCATATTTTAGATATAGATTTGCACCCTTTTTATGCAAATTCTCCAACGATTAGCGATCCCAGAAATATTGGTCAAGGTCTAGCGTTTCTTAACCGTTATTTGTGCAGCCAAGTATTAACAGACCCCCAATACTGTTTAGATGTACTATTTAAAGTTCTCCATCGGCTGCAATACGATGGTATTGGCTTGCTAATTAACGATCGCATTCAATCGGGTAATCATCTAGCCCAACAAATGCAGGAAGTTCTGAAATTCCTCAGCCAGCAACACCCTGATGCGCCTTACGAGAAATTTCGCGTTGATTTACAAGAACTGGGTTTTGAACCAGGCTGGGGTAACACTGTCTCCAGAGTGAGAGAAACTCTAGAACTATTCCAAAGACTGATTGAAAACCCACAACCTGCAATCTTAGAAGCATTTGTGGCGAGGATTCCGGCTGTGTTCCGTGTTGTTCTGATTTCTATACATGGTTGGGTGAGTCAAGAAGGTGCTTTAGGTAGAGATGAAACCCTCGGTCAAGTCGCTTATGTTCTCGAACAAGCGCGCAGCCTAGAAAACAAACTGTGGGAAGAAATCAAACTTGCTGGTCTTGATATGATAGGAATTAAACCGCAAGTAGTTATTCTTACTCGCCTAATTCCTAACTGTGAAGGTACATTTTGTAACCTCCGCCGGGAAAAAATCGAAGGGACAGAAAATGCTTGGATTTTGCGCGTACCTTTCCGAGAATTTAATCCCGAAGTTACAAATAACTGGATTTCTAAATATGAAATTTGGCCTTATTTAGAAACATTTGCCGAAGATGCAGAACAAGAAATATTAGCTGAATTTCAAGGTAGTAAACCACATCTTTTAATTGGTAACTATACAGATGGGAATTTAGTAGCTTTTCTGCTATCGCAAAAGCTGAAAGTTACCCATTGTCATATTGCTCATTCTTTAGAAAAGCCTAAACGTCTCTTCAGCAATCTTTATTGGCAAAATCTCGAAGAACAATATCATCTTTCAGTGCAGTATAGTGCTGATTTGATTAACATGAATGCTTCCGACTTCATTGTTACTTCTTCTTATCAAGAAATTGTCGGTACGCCAGAAAGCATGGGACAGTATGAGTCATACAAATGTTTTACAATGCCGGAACTGTATCATGTAATTGATGGTATTGATTTATTCAGTCCTAAATTTAATGTGGTTCCACCAGGAGTAAACGAGAGTATTTTCTTTCCCTACAATGAAGTAGAAAAACGGGATGAAAATCTCCGTAAACATCTCAACGATTTACTTTTTTATCAAGAAGATGAGCAAATTCTCGGTCATTTAGAAAACCCTGATAAGCGACCAATTTTAATTTTAGCGCCGATTATCTCTATTAAAAATCTAGCGGGTTTAGCTGAATGCTTTGGTAAAAGTCAGGCTTTGCAAGACCATTGCAACTTATTTATATTAACAGGCAAGTTGCATCCATCAGAAGCTTCTAACCCGGAAGAAGCCGAAGAGATTCAAAAACTCCACGAGATTATAAACCAATATAATCTGCACGGTCATATTCGTTGGTTGGGTATGCGTCTACCTGGACGTGACATTAGCGAAGCTTATCGAGTTATAGCTGATAAAAAGGGAATTTATGTCCATTTTGCCAGCTTTGAAGCCTTTGGTAGAAGCATTTTAGAAGCAATGATTTCTGGTTTACCAACTTTCGCCACACAATTTGGCGGTGCTTTAGAAATTATTGATGAACGAGAACATAAATTTACGCTTAATCCTACAGATTTAGAAGGGTCAGCCAATAAAATTGTAGAATTCTGCCATCAATGTGATGCTAATTCTGAAAATTGGGAGGAAGCTTCCAATTGGATGATTAGAAGAGTTCGCAGTAAATATAACTGGAATATACATACTAATCAGTTACTTTTGCTGGCGAAGATTTATAGTTTCTGGAACTTTGTCGCGCCAGAAAACACCGAAGCTAGGGTACGCTATATGGAAACATTATTCCATCTAGTTTATAAACCAAGAGCGGATAAAATTTTAGAAAATCATACAAGGCGATAG
- a CDS encoding D-alanine--D-alanine ligase family protein: MTKLRVGLLFGGRSGEHEVSISSARAIANALSAEQNSTKYEILPFYIQKDGFWQAGEVAQQVLASGAAIQNLTASPNLWQFPPAAQTVDVWFPILHGPNGEDGTIQGLLSLMQVPFVGSGVLGSATGMDKIGMKVAFAQAGLPQVKYKAVTRAQVWSNPCVFPKLCDEIEFELGYPCFVKPANLGSSVGIAKVRSRQELEAALDNAASYDRRIIIEAGVVAREVECAVLGNDQPQASVIGEITYKSDFYDYETKYTAGLADLFIPAQLPDAISRQIQDMALQAFAAVDAAGLARVDFFYVEATGEVLINEINTLPGFTATSMYPQLWGYSGVPFPELVDRLIQLALERDTVVEKQS; the protein is encoded by the coding sequence ATGACTAAACTGCGGGTAGGGTTGCTGTTTGGTGGACGTTCTGGGGAACATGAAGTTTCGATTAGTTCAGCACGGGCGATCGCTAATGCTTTAAGTGCAGAGCAAAATAGTACTAAGTACGAAATTCTGCCTTTTTATATCCAAAAAGATGGTTTTTGGCAGGCTGGGGAAGTAGCACAGCAAGTTTTAGCTTCTGGCGCGGCTATCCAAAATCTAACGGCTAGTCCGAATCTTTGGCAATTTCCACCCGCAGCACAAACGGTAGATGTTTGGTTTCCAATTCTGCACGGGCCTAATGGTGAGGATGGCACAATTCAAGGCTTACTAAGCCTAATGCAAGTCCCGTTTGTAGGTTCTGGGGTGTTAGGTTCGGCAACGGGAATGGATAAAATTGGTATGAAAGTTGCTTTTGCTCAAGCTGGATTACCCCAAGTTAAGTACAAAGCTGTAACCAGAGCGCAAGTTTGGTCAAATCCTTGCGTATTTCCGAAATTATGTGACGAAATTGAGTTTGAGCTTGGCTATCCTTGTTTTGTCAAGCCTGCAAACTTGGGTTCATCGGTGGGGATTGCCAAAGTGCGATCGCGTCAAGAATTAGAAGCGGCGTTAGATAATGCTGCTAGTTACGATCGCCGGATTATTATCGAAGCTGGAGTTGTCGCCAGAGAAGTAGAATGTGCTGTTTTAGGCAACGATCAACCCCAAGCCTCAGTAATTGGGGAAATTACCTACAAGAGCGATTTTTACGATTATGAAACAAAGTATACAGCAGGTTTAGCAGATTTATTTATCCCTGCCCAATTACCAGATGCGATCTCGCGTCAAATTCAAGACATGGCTTTACAAGCTTTTGCCGCTGTTGATGCTGCTGGTTTGGCAAGAGTAGACTTTTTCTATGTGGAAGCTACAGGCGAAGTTTTGATCAATGAGATAAATACTTTGCCAGGGTTTACCGCAACTAGTATGTATCCTCAATTATGGGGGTATAGTGGTGTTCCCTTCCCAGAACTAGTAGATAGATTAATTCAACTAGCTTTAGAAAGAGATACTGTAGTCGAAAAGCAGAGTTAA
- a CDS encoding lysophospholipid acyltransferase family protein: MSETQHRLHKKLGWSLDERDPGFIKSIMPIMGWFYDHYFRVQTSGWEHIPPQEQVLFVGSHNGGLAAPDMLMMMYDWFRKFGVDRPVYGLMHPTVWEVTPQIAQLVAKCGAIIAHPKMAYAALRSGASVLVYPGGAEDVFRPYALRNQIYFAERQGFIKVALRERVPIVPVISAGAHETLIVLTECYDIVAQLHKLGMPWLFGIDPVVFPIYLGLPWGLSLGPLPNIPFPITIHTRVCPPIKFEHYGREAACDREYVNECYELVLNKMQHELDQLVKLTSNS, translated from the coding sequence ATGTCAGAAACACAACATCGCTTGCACAAAAAACTCGGATGGTCTTTGGATGAGCGAGATCCAGGATTCATCAAATCAATCATGCCAATCATGGGGTGGTTCTATGACCACTATTTTCGAGTTCAAACTAGTGGTTGGGAGCATATACCACCCCAAGAACAAGTTTTATTTGTTGGTTCTCACAATGGGGGACTAGCTGCTCCAGATATGCTGATGATGATGTATGACTGGTTCCGAAAATTTGGTGTAGATCGGCCAGTCTATGGTTTAATGCATCCCACAGTTTGGGAAGTTACTCCGCAAATAGCACAACTAGTAGCTAAATGTGGCGCAATCATTGCTCATCCCAAAATGGCCTATGCGGCTTTGCGCTCTGGAGCTAGTGTACTTGTGTATCCTGGTGGCGCGGAAGATGTTTTTCGACCTTATGCTTTACGGAACCAAATTTATTTTGCGGAGCGACAAGGGTTTATCAAGGTAGCACTGCGGGAACGGGTACCGATTGTCCCTGTGATTTCTGCAGGTGCTCATGAGACGCTGATTGTATTGACTGAATGTTATGACATTGTCGCGCAACTTCACAAATTGGGAATGCCTTGGTTGTTTGGTATTGATCCGGTAGTTTTTCCCATTTATTTAGGCTTACCTTGGGGTTTATCACTCGGCCCATTGCCTAACATACCCTTTCCTATCACTATTCATACAAGGGTTTGCCCACCGATTAAGTTTGAGCATTATGGCAGAGAAGCCGCGTGCGATCGCGAATATGTCAATGAATGTTATGAATTAGTTTTAAATAAAATGCAGCATGAGCTAGATCAATTAGTCAAGCTAACTAGCAATTCTTAA
- a CDS encoding LysR substrate-binding domain-containing protein, producing the protein MAGMTLDQLRIFLAVAEHLHFTRAAEELYITQPAVSAAIQSLEQEYRVKLFHRIGRHIEIAEAGKLLQEEARKILDQVSLTERGLRELNNLQRGELKLGSSLTIGNYWLPSKISEFKSQYPGISVNCTLANAETICTGTAMGQFDLGLVEGDVKPELQTTMDYEIIGSDRLQIVVGKTHPWFERGEVELIELTQTPWVMREPGSGTQQRFEEALQNWGINLSELDVMLVFNSGEMAKAAVESGVGATGISELMVKKEIQLGTLRTIRVIDNRNSSSMSVEIIRPFFKLKHRQRFQTALSKAFEKMLITSHLPNSSLSSSILALERQVS; encoded by the coding sequence ATGGCAGGGATGACGCTCGATCAGCTACGCATCTTTCTCGCTGTGGCGGAGCATCTACACTTTACTCGTGCGGCGGAAGAGCTCTATATTACTCAACCGGCTGTTAGTGCTGCGATCCAAAGCTTAGAGCAGGAATACCGAGTCAAGCTGTTCCATCGCATTGGCCGTCATATTGAGATTGCGGAAGCGGGGAAATTACTCCAAGAGGAGGCGCGAAAAATTCTCGATCAGGTGAGTTTGACAGAACGCGGATTACGGGAACTCAACAATCTGCAAAGAGGGGAATTGAAATTGGGATCGAGTTTGACAATCGGTAACTATTGGCTTCCGAGTAAGATTAGCGAGTTTAAAAGCCAATATCCGGGAATTTCTGTTAACTGTACCCTTGCTAACGCAGAGACGATTTGTACAGGAACAGCAATGGGACAGTTTGATTTAGGTTTGGTGGAAGGGGATGTGAAGCCAGAACTGCAAACAACGATGGACTATGAAATTATCGGGAGCGATCGCTTACAAATTGTAGTCGGCAAAACGCACCCTTGGTTTGAGCGCGGTGAAGTTGAACTCATAGAACTGACTCAAACTCCTTGGGTGATGCGGGAACCTGGTTCGGGAACACAGCAGAGATTCGAGGAAGCTTTACAAAATTGGGGGATAAACCTTAGTGAACTCGATGTTATGTTAGTTTTCAACAGTGGGGAGATGGCAAAAGCCGCAGTAGAAAGCGGAGTAGGTGCTACAGGAATTTCTGAGTTAATGGTAAAAAAAGAAATCCAACTGGGGACTTTACGTACAATCCGAGTTATAGATAATAGGAATAGCTCTAGCATGAGTGTAGAGATAATTCGACCTTTTTTTAAACTCAAACATAGACAACGTTTTCAAACAGCTCTTTCCAAAGCTTTTGAGAAAATGCTAATAACATCACATTTGCCTAATTCATCACTAAGTTCGTCAATATTGGCTCTGGAAAGGCAAGTCTCTTAG
- a CDS encoding efflux RND transporter periplasmic adaptor subunit translates to MTSPNSPTDFEESIPESSFEPPPKQRRWLRLLLAALLLLGGGAIVWRLVTPQQQQTAQTNAQPPGVRVKLAPAQTGTIQESSDFIANLESRRSVRLQPRIQGQVTQIFVRSGDRVAEGTPIIQVDPRQQQAAVSGLNAGAQGARAQLQNALATLKSLQADRLSNVADVKLNQQDYDRYVTLAAEGAVSRQIRDQYANRLATSKAQLNAIDSKIQAQQASVSQAEKALQQAEANTKQQVVELQYYKITAPFAGTVGDIPVKVGDFVNTSTQLATITQNQPLEVNISIPLERGAQLRKGLPVEIMDAQGQPIGKSQIFFISPSVGNGTQAIQVKALLNNSQGRLRADQLVRAKVIWNQKPGVLIPTTAVSRVAGETFAYVAQTENDPQGKAQLVARQKRVKLGNIQGNNYQVLEGLQPEEQIIVSGLLNLRDGVPVITE, encoded by the coding sequence ATGACATCCCCTAATTCACCCACTGATTTTGAAGAAAGCATTCCCGAATCATCATTTGAGCCACCACCAAAACAAAGGCGGTGGCTTCGGTTATTGTTAGCTGCACTCTTATTACTTGGTGGTGGTGCTATAGTTTGGCGTTTGGTAACGCCGCAGCAACAACAAACAGCTCAAACGAACGCTCAACCGCCAGGGGTAAGAGTTAAATTAGCCCCCGCACAAACAGGCACAATCCAAGAAAGTTCAGATTTTATTGCCAACCTAGAGTCTCGGCGTTCAGTCAGACTACAACCGAGAATCCAAGGACAAGTTACTCAGATATTTGTGCGATCGGGAGATAGAGTAGCTGAAGGTACGCCAATTATTCAGGTAGATCCAAGACAGCAACAAGCAGCAGTTAGCGGGTTAAATGCAGGGGCCCAAGGGGCGAGAGCACAATTACAAAATGCTTTAGCTACACTTAAATCATTACAAGCCGATCGCCTATCGAATGTTGCTGATGTTAAATTAAACCAGCAAGATTATGACAGGTATGTCACCCTCGCTGCAGAAGGTGCTGTCTCCCGGCAGATCAGAGATCAGTACGCTAATCGCCTAGCTACATCTAAGGCACAACTCAACGCCATAGATTCCAAAATTCAAGCACAGCAGGCTAGTGTATCCCAGGCAGAAAAAGCTTTGCAGCAAGCTGAGGCTAATACTAAACAACAAGTAGTTGAGCTGCAATACTACAAAATTACTGCTCCTTTTGCGGGCACTGTTGGCGATATTCCCGTAAAAGTGGGAGATTTTGTGAATACTTCCACACAATTAGCTACTATCACACAGAATCAACCATTAGAAGTCAATATTTCCATCCCACTAGAGCGAGGGGCACAATTACGTAAAGGATTACCTGTGGAAATCATGGATGCTCAAGGACAACCCATAGGTAAAAGCCAAATATTCTTTATTTCTCCCAGCGTGGGTAATGGCACACAAGCCATACAAGTGAAAGCCCTATTGAACAACTCGCAAGGTAGATTGCGAGCCGATCAATTAGTGCGAGCAAAAGTGATTTGGAATCAAAAGCCAGGAGTTTTAATTCCCACAACAGCAGTATCTCGCGTAGCTGGAGAAACCTTTGCTTATGTAGCGCAAACAGAAAATGATCCCCAAGGTAAAGCGCAATTAGTCGCGCGGCAAAAGCGAGTCAAGCTAGGCAATATTCAAGGTAATAATTACCAAGTTCTCGAAGGATTGCAGCCAGAAGAACAAATTATCGTCTCTGGTTTGCTGAATTTGAGAGATGGCGTGCCTGTGATTACAGAGTAG
- a CDS encoding efflux RND transporter permease subunit: MFVDFFIRRPVFTSVCSIIILLVGAISIPTLPTAQYPEISPTQITVTANYVGASAEVVENTVTTVLERQINGVEGLKYMTSSSSNNGNSTITVTFDPSRNKDIAAVDVQNRVSLAEPLLPEVVQQTGVTVTKQSNNILLAIGLYSDNQEFDNVFLSNYADLYIVDAVKRISGVGEAQIFGERRYAMRLWLDPNRLASRNLTAQDVIDALNEQNVQVGAGQIGQQPTLPDQMYQIDLQAIGRLTEAAEFDDIVIKTANDGTLIKMKDVGRAELGAENYNSFLRFRGNEGVGIGIFATPGSNALDVAKAVKTEMVRLAQSFPPGMKYQVAFDTTSFVEASLAEVVKTLIEAIALVVLVIFLFLQDWRTTLIPVIVIPLTLVGTFAFIKAFGFSINTLTMFGLTLATGLVVDDAIIVVENVSRLIEDEGMPPLQSASESMRELFGAVIATSLVLMAVFVPVAFFPGSTGQIYKQFALTIAFSMVISTFLALTLTPALSALLLRRGQRPRGWLGWVFERINRFIDWTRRGYERSLFRLNKLRAIVVLLFVLSLGFTAWLYTRVPTAFIPDDDQGYFITIIQGPEGVSLNYTSKVMAQVEKEILKLPEVTGTFAIGGFGFSGNSANSGAIFTTLKPWEERHEPGQSAQAIIGKLAGVFSAIPEARIFPVNPPSIQGLGSFGGFQFQLQDRAGNSGLNTLLQVMGQLLERGNQTPGLQAVFSTFNANTPQMLIEVNRNKAKALQVPVDEIFNTLQSYLGSRYVNDFNLLQRTYRVYVQADAQFRSNPEDIGKLYVRSDNNQMIALSNLVKVTSTIGAQTINHYNLFRSIEINGSAAPGYSSGQATTAMEQLAKQVLPASMGYEWSGIAAEEQESGGQAPIIFILGLVFVFLVLAAQYENYVDPLIIMLAVPLAILGALLAQSMRGLPNDVFCQVGLVMLIGLASKNAILIVEFANQLREQGLSLTKAAIQASQERLRPILMTSLSFILGIWPLVNPVGAGAASRKSLGNAVAGGMIVSTLLSLFVVPILYIVIGKIRDRFRRHPQHPQLPESTQDGKVTYTTHHGR; the protein is encoded by the coding sequence ATGTTTGTCGATTTTTTTATCAGGCGACCTGTATTTACAAGTGTCTGCTCTATCATCATCCTTCTGGTAGGAGCAATCAGCATTCCCACACTACCTACAGCACAGTATCCAGAAATTAGTCCGACTCAAATTACTGTGACTGCCAACTATGTTGGTGCTAGTGCAGAAGTTGTGGAAAATACTGTGACGACGGTATTAGAACGCCAAATTAATGGCGTTGAAGGCTTGAAGTATATGACTTCGAGCAGTAGTAACAATGGCAATAGTACGATTACAGTCACATTCGATCCATCCAGAAACAAAGATATTGCCGCAGTTGATGTGCAAAATCGCGTTTCACTGGCGGAACCGTTGTTACCAGAAGTGGTGCAGCAAACTGGAGTGACTGTCACCAAACAATCAAACAATATTCTGTTAGCGATCGGGTTGTACTCTGATAACCAAGAGTTCGACAATGTCTTTTTAAGTAATTACGCTGACTTGTATATCGTCGATGCCGTCAAAAGAATCAGTGGTGTGGGCGAGGCACAGATTTTTGGAGAACGGCGTTATGCAATGCGTTTGTGGCTTGATCCCAACCGTCTAGCTAGCCGCAATCTCACTGCCCAAGATGTAATTGATGCCCTTAATGAACAAAACGTGCAGGTGGGTGCAGGGCAAATTGGTCAGCAGCCAACATTGCCCGATCAAATGTATCAAATAGACTTGCAAGCTATCGGTAGGCTGACAGAAGCCGCGGAATTTGACGACATTGTGATCAAGACCGCAAACGATGGCACGCTGATCAAGATGAAAGATGTTGGTCGGGCGGAATTGGGAGCAGAAAACTATAACTCCTTCCTGCGATTTAGAGGTAATGAAGGTGTGGGTATAGGGATATTTGCCACTCCCGGAAGTAATGCCCTAGACGTTGCTAAGGCCGTGAAAACAGAAATGGTGCGACTAGCACAAAGCTTTCCACCAGGAATGAAATATCAAGTAGCTTTTGATACAACATCCTTTGTAGAAGCTTCCTTGGCAGAGGTGGTTAAGACCTTGATAGAAGCGATCGCTCTTGTGGTCTTGGTGATTTTCCTCTTCTTACAAGACTGGCGCACTACCTTAATTCCGGTGATTGTAATTCCCCTAACTTTGGTAGGGACATTTGCCTTTATCAAAGCTTTTGGATTTTCCATCAACACCCTGACCATGTTTGGTTTAACCCTCGCTACAGGGTTGGTAGTGGATGACGCAATTATCGTGGTAGAGAATGTCTCTCGCTTAATTGAGGATGAGGGAATGCCTCCTCTTCAGTCCGCGTCTGAATCTATGCGGGAGCTATTTGGGGCAGTAATTGCCACTTCTCTCGTACTAATGGCTGTATTTGTACCTGTTGCCTTTTTCCCTGGCTCTACAGGACAGATATATAAACAGTTTGCGCTGACGATCGCCTTTTCGATGGTGATCTCTACATTTTTAGCCTTGACCCTAACTCCTGCGCTTTCAGCTTTGTTGCTGCGTCGTGGACAAAGACCACGTGGTTGGTTAGGTTGGGTTTTTGAGCGCATTAACCGTTTTATTGATTGGACACGCCGAGGGTATGAGCGATCGCTGTTTCGTTTAAATAAGCTCAGAGCGATCGTTGTCCTCTTATTTGTCCTTTCCTTGGGGTTCACAGCTTGGCTTTATACCCGCGTACCTACAGCATTTATCCCCGACGATGACCAAGGCTATTTCATCACTATTATTCAAGGGCCAGAAGGCGTTTCCCTGAACTACACAAGTAAAGTGATGGCTCAGGTAGAAAAAGAAATTCTCAAATTACCAGAAGTTACAGGTACCTTTGCGATCGGTGGTTTTGGTTTTAGTGGTAACTCGGCTAATAGTGGGGCGATTTTTACTACCCTCAAACCTTGGGAAGAACGCCACGAACCAGGACAGTCAGCACAAGCCATTATTGGTAAGTTAGCCGGGGTGTTTTCAGCCATTCCAGAAGCCAGAATCTTCCCAGTCAATCCACCATCAATTCAAGGTTTAGGCAGTTTTGGGGGTTTCCAATTTCAGCTACAAGATAGAGCTGGTAACAGTGGTTTGAATACACTACTGCAAGTCATGGGTCAGTTACTCGAACGTGGTAATCAGACACCAGGATTACAAGCCGTATTTAGCACATTTAACGCGAATACGCCGCAAATGCTGATTGAAGTCAACCGCAACAAAGCCAAAGCCTTACAAGTTCCTGTAGACGAGATTTTTAATACTCTCCAGAGTTACTTAGGTTCGCGGTATGTCAATGACTTTAACTTGCTACAACGAACTTATCGGGTATATGTGCAAGCAGACGCGCAATTTCGCTCCAATCCTGAAGATATTGGTAAATTGTACGTTCGTTCCGACAACAATCAAATGATTGCTCTCAGCAATTTAGTGAAAGTCACTTCCACTATTGGCGCACAAACAATCAATCACTATAACTTGTTCCGTTCAATTGAAATTAACGGTTCAGCCGCACCAGGTTATAGTTCTGGGCAAGCAACCACAGCAATGGAACAACTAGCTAAGCAGGTTCTACCAGCGAGTATGGGCTACGAATGGTCAGGAATAGCCGCCGAAGAACAGGAATCTGGCGGTCAAGCACCGATCATCTTTATTTTGGGGCTGGTGTTTGTATTCTTAGTACTGGCTGCTCAATATGAGAACTACGTTGACCCGTTGATTATTATGCTGGCAGTACCCCTAGCTATTTTAGGCGCACTGTTAGCACAGTCGATGCGTGGTTTACCCAATGATGTGTTTTGCCAAGTGGGTTTAGTGATGCTGATTGGTTTAGCCAGTAAAAACGCGATTTTGATTGTAGAATTTGCCAACCAACTGCGAGAACAAGGCCTTTCACTCACTAAAGCCGCCATTCAAGCATCACAAGAGCGCTTACGACCAATTTTGATGACTTCCTTATCCTTTATTTTAGGGATTTGGCCGTTAGTCAATCCCGTAGGTGCAGGTGCAGCCAGCAGAAAATCACTAGGTAACGCTGTAGCTGGTGGAATGATAGTTTCTACTTTATTGAGTTTGTTTGTAGTGCCAATTTTATATATCGTGATTGGCAAAATTCGCGATCGCTTTCGCCGTCATCCTCAGCACCCACAATTGCCAGAATCCACCCAGGATGGCAAAGTAACTTACACAACCCACCACGGACGCTAA
- a CDS encoding SDR family oxidoreductase: MAPLTEKVAIITGASRGIGKAIALKLASNGASVVVNYAGNTAKAEEVVTEITQHGGQALAIQADISQVAEIERLFDQAIAQFGKVDILVNNAGSIVYKPITEITEADFDKIFAVNVKGTYFACQQAAQKLTEGGRIINFSSSTTAMMLPTYSAYVATKGAVEQITRVLAKELGTKKITVNAVSPGPTDTELFRDGKTDEQINRLAQMAALGKLGDVQEIADVVAFLASDEARWITGQNIRVNGGIA; the protein is encoded by the coding sequence ATGGCACCTTTAACAGAAAAAGTTGCAATTATCACTGGTGCATCGCGGGGTATTGGAAAAGCGATCGCACTCAAGTTAGCTAGTAACGGTGCATCAGTTGTCGTCAACTATGCAGGTAATACCGCCAAAGCCGAAGAAGTTGTGACTGAAATTACTCAGCACGGAGGACAAGCGTTAGCTATCCAAGCAGATATTAGCCAAGTAGCTGAAATCGAAAGGCTCTTCGATCAAGCTATTGCCCAATTTGGTAAGGTTGATATTTTGGTGAATAATGCTGGCAGTATTGTTTACAAGCCTATAACGGAAATCACAGAAGCCGATTTTGATAAAATCTTTGCTGTCAACGTCAAAGGTACATATTTTGCTTGTCAACAAGCTGCCCAAAAGCTAACAGAGGGTGGGCGCATTATTAACTTCTCCTCCTCAACCACAGCCATGATGCTACCAACTTACAGCGCTTATGTCGCAACCAAAGGCGCTGTAGAACAAATCACGCGAGTATTAGCTAAAGAACTAGGTACAAAGAAAATTACAGTCAACGCCGTTTCTCCAGGCCCCACAGATACAGAACTGTTCCGCGACGGTAAAACTGACGAACAAATTAACCGTTTAGCCCAAATGGCCGCTTTAGGAAAATTGGGAGATGTGCAAGAAATCGCCGATGTAGTAGCATTTTTAGCTAGTGATGAGGCGCGATGGATTACTGGGCAAAATATTCGCGTTAATGGCGGAATTGCATGA